One stretch of Hemibagrus wyckioides isolate EC202008001 linkage group LG01, SWU_Hwy_1.0, whole genome shotgun sequence DNA includes these proteins:
- the pnp4b gene encoding purine nucleoside phosphorylase 4b codes for MHSKGTSCCCSFDECKLATEWLLSRTRHRPKIAVICGSGLSFLAESVSNKQAFRYEDIPNFPVSTVPGHDGQLVFGHINDKSCVFMQGRFHLYEGYSLCKVTLPVRIFKLMGVEMIIVTNASGGLCQDFKVGDIMIIKDHINLPGFAGQHPLCGPNDERFGIRFPCMSDAYSKELRKLALDISTELGYSDFVREGVYCMVSGPNFETVAEARMLHILGSDSVGMSTIPEVTVAKHCGLRVLGLSLITNKVSLDYSTEEKVNHEEVLQISKMRAEMLQNVLNNFIARSHQLETINSC; via the exons ATGCACAGCAAAGGAACTTCATG TTGCTGCTCATTTGATGAGTGTAAGCTAGCCACAGAGTGGCTTCTGAGCAGGACTAGACACCGTCCGAAGATAGCTGTAATCTGTGGCTCTGGACTCAGCTTTCTTGCAGAGAGCGTCTCCAACAAGCAGGCTTTTCGGTATGAGGACATCCCCAATTTCCCTGTGAGCACAG TTCCTGGCCATGATGGGCAGCTTGTGTTTGGTCATATAAATGACAAGTCCTGTGTCTTCATGCAGGGCAGGTTCCATCTATATGAGGGTTATTCATTGTGCAAG GTCACATTACCTGTGCGGATTTTCAAGCTGATGGGAGTGGAGATGATTATAGTAACAAATGCATCAGGAGGCCTCTGTCAAGACTTCAAAGTGGGCGATATTATGATCATCAAGGACCACATTAACTTGCCAGGGTTTGCTGGACAACATCCACTTTGTGGGCCCAATGATGAAAG ATTTGGGATCAGGTTCCCATGCATGTCTGATGCATACAGTAAAGAGCTGAGGAAGCTGGCTTTGGACATCAGTACTGAGCTGGGTTATTCTGACTTTGTGCGGGAGGGAGTTTACTGTATGGTCAGTGGACCCAATTTTGAGACAGTTGCTGAAGCCCGGATGCTGCATATCCTTGGAAGTGACTCCGTTG GTATGAGCACAATCCCAGAGGTGACTGTGGCCAAGCACTGTGGCCTGCGAGTCTTAGGCCTGTCTCTCATTACCAACAAGGTGTCACTGGACTACAGCACTGAGGAGAAGGTCAATCATGAGGAGGTGCTACAGATCAGTAAGATGAGGGCCGAGATGCTCCAGAATGTGCTTAACAACTTTATTGCCCGCTCTCACCAACTGGAGACCATCAACAGCTGCTAG